Proteins co-encoded in one Mycobacterium mantenii genomic window:
- a CDS encoding amidohydrolase family protein has protein sequence MPSRELSFPVFDADNHMYEPQEALTKYLPEKRKNVIDYVQVRGRTKIVVRGHISEYIPNPTFEKVAKPGAQEDYFRNGAQGKTYREILGEPMKSIPAFREPGARLEVMDELGIDYALMFPTLASLVEERMKDDPEMTHDVIHALNEWMHEQWTFNYQDRIFATPVITLPIVDRALEELRWCLERGARTVLVRPAPVPGFKGSRSFGLEEFDPFWQACIKAEIPVSMHASDSGYSEFANVWEPGDEFLPFKPTAFRSFAMGHRPILDAMGALVCHGALSRNPELRILSIENGADWVPDLFKGLKGVYKKMPQAFLEDPIEAFKRCVYITPFWEDRFTEIVNMVGTDRVLFGSDWPHPEGLKDPISFVDELSDFSEEDIAKIMGGNLMKLMKVSAPAKKPVSA, from the coding sequence ATGCCCTCTCGCGAACTTTCCTTCCCCGTGTTCGACGCCGACAACCACATGTACGAGCCGCAGGAAGCGCTGACCAAGTACCTCCCGGAGAAGCGCAAGAACGTCATCGACTACGTGCAGGTTCGCGGTCGCACCAAGATCGTCGTGCGCGGCCACATCAGCGAGTACATCCCCAACCCGACCTTCGAGAAGGTCGCCAAGCCGGGCGCCCAGGAGGACTACTTCCGCAACGGCGCGCAGGGCAAGACCTACCGCGAGATCCTCGGCGAGCCGATGAAGTCCATCCCCGCGTTCCGCGAACCGGGCGCGCGGCTTGAGGTCATGGATGAGCTCGGCATCGACTACGCCCTGATGTTCCCGACCCTGGCCAGCCTCGTCGAGGAGCGGATGAAGGACGACCCGGAGATGACCCACGACGTCATCCACGCGCTCAACGAGTGGATGCACGAGCAGTGGACGTTCAACTACCAGGACCGCATCTTCGCCACCCCGGTGATCACGCTGCCGATCGTCGACCGCGCACTGGAAGAGCTCCGGTGGTGCCTCGAGCGCGGCGCCCGCACCGTGCTGGTTCGCCCGGCGCCGGTGCCCGGCTTCAAGGGCAGCCGATCCTTTGGGCTCGAGGAGTTCGACCCGTTCTGGCAGGCCTGCATCAAGGCCGAGATCCCGGTCTCGATGCACGCCTCGGACAGCGGTTACTCCGAATTCGCGAACGTGTGGGAGCCCGGCGACGAGTTCCTGCCGTTCAAGCCGACCGCTTTCCGCAGCTTCGCGATGGGCCACCGGCCGATCCTGGACGCCATGGGTGCGCTGGTGTGCCACGGCGCACTGTCACGCAACCCCGAGCTGCGGATCCTGTCGATCGAAAATGGCGCCGACTGGGTGCCGGACCTGTTCAAAGGCCTCAAAGGCGTCTACAAGAAGATGCCCCAAGCATTCCTCGAGGACCCGATCGAGGCGTTCAAGCGGTGCGTGTACATCACCCCGTTCTGGGAGGACCGGTTCACCGAGATCGTCAACATGGTGGGCACCGACCGGGTGCTGTTCGGCTCCGACTGGCCGCACCCCGAGGGCCTGAAGGACCCCATCTCCTTCGTCGACGAGCTGAGCGACTTCTCCGAAGAGGACATCGCCAAGATCATGGGCGGCAACCTGATGAAGCTCATGAAGGTTTCCGCGCCGGCCAAAAAGCCGGTCTCGGCCTGA
- a CDS encoding molybdopterin-dependent oxidoreductase has product MTTLDYPVWLRVDHWLNVLFVTLILRSGIEILATHPKLYWNDDSKPGTEWARFTRKVMPRDRLYDTLDEEEDYSPFISLPGRAQLGVGRHWHFFVVIGWILLGLSYYILLFATGQWHRYWPASWSIFPEAWDDIVTYLTFNLPPVLPGEPLDAMQKLTYAGVIFVLAPFQILTGAAQSPAIEARFPWYVQMWGGRQWARSLHFLGLIAFLAFIVIHLSMIFFWGWGRLTAAMIFGAVRNTHWATAISLLIIAAIIAVHVAATIWSLRNPRSVQRVLGAVVTAARLLLLRPLNSRQNYPAHKISKQHRINGKPPTSTEYKVMAVHNFVDWRLRVGGLVENPVTLDLGALRALAESETQCVMHNCVQGWTSIGEWTGVHLHQLVDLVRPLPQARYICFLTMQDNSTDEPASHGGGQFYEVLDLEFADKPQTLLAYEMNGAPLPIQHGAPLRLRVETQVGFKMAKWINQIEFVEDYAGIGMGTGGWREDRVYYDKDVEI; this is encoded by the coding sequence ATGACGACGTTGGATTATCCGGTATGGCTGCGCGTCGATCATTGGCTGAACGTCTTGTTTGTGACGCTGATTCTGCGCAGTGGTATCGAGATTTTGGCCACCCACCCAAAGTTGTACTGGAACGACGACAGCAAGCCGGGCACGGAGTGGGCACGCTTCACCCGAAAGGTGATGCCGCGGGACAGGCTCTACGACACCCTCGACGAAGAAGAGGACTACAGCCCGTTCATTTCGCTGCCCGGGCGCGCGCAGCTGGGTGTGGGCCGTCACTGGCACTTCTTTGTGGTCATCGGCTGGATTCTGCTGGGCCTGTCGTACTACATCCTGTTGTTCGCCACCGGCCAATGGCACCGGTACTGGCCGGCTTCCTGGTCGATCTTCCCCGAAGCGTGGGACGACATCGTCACCTACCTGACGTTCAACTTGCCGCCGGTGTTGCCAGGTGAGCCGCTGGACGCCATGCAGAAGCTGACCTATGCCGGGGTCATCTTCGTCCTGGCGCCGTTCCAGATCCTGACCGGAGCCGCTCAGTCCCCGGCGATCGAGGCGCGGTTCCCGTGGTACGTGCAAATGTGGGGCGGTCGGCAATGGGCCCGAAGCCTGCATTTCCTGGGGCTGATCGCATTTCTGGCCTTCATCGTGATTCATCTATCGATGATTTTCTTCTGGGGCTGGGGCAGGCTAACCGCGGCAATGATTTTCGGCGCCGTCCGTAACACGCACTGGGCGACCGCGATCTCCCTTCTGATCATCGCGGCGATCATCGCCGTCCATGTCGCGGCGACGATCTGGAGTCTGCGCAACCCACGGTCGGTGCAGCGCGTGCTGGGGGCGGTGGTCACCGCGGCCCGACTACTGCTGCTGCGGCCACTGAACTCACGGCAGAACTATCCCGCGCACAAGATTTCCAAGCAGCACCGCATCAACGGAAAGCCGCCCACCAGCACGGAATACAAGGTGATGGCGGTGCACAACTTCGTGGACTGGCGACTTCGGGTCGGCGGCCTGGTGGAGAACCCGGTGACCCTGGACCTCGGTGCGCTGCGCGCGCTGGCCGAGTCCGAAACGCAATGTGTGATGCACAATTGCGTGCAGGGCTGGACCAGCATCGGCGAATGGACCGGGGTTCATCTGCATCAGCTGGTGGACCTGGTGCGGCCGCTGCCGCAGGCGCGGTACATCTGCTTTTTGACCATGCAGGACAACAGCACCGACGAGCCGGCATCGCACGGCGGCGGCCAGTTTTATGAGGTGCTGGACCTCGAATTCGCCGACAAGCCGCAGACCCTGCTGGCCTATGAAATGAACGGCGCGCCGTTGCCGATCCAACACGGTGCGCCCTTGCGCCTGCGGGTGGAAACCCAGGTGGGTTTCAAGATGGCCAAGTGGATCAACCAGATCGAATTCGTCGAGGACTACGCCGGGATCGGCATGGGTACGGGCGGCTGGCGCGAGGATCGCGTCTACTACGACAAGGACGTGGAGATCTGA
- a CDS encoding oxidoreductase, which translates to MADLVARHATGFWRRLLSSPALTLNGWVAFNLPRTVTALGGALLTGLVAVHVYTLTAEPDPPRYFVAYVLVLAAACLIAASAMLVGIKPSVPQAGWFLGSLVCVAFLGVYLVTRWVSLPGLATVTARWDFAPGTLGMASAAAFIAVHTTVLSGINVAYPQRQQWYD; encoded by the coding sequence GTGGCCGATCTTGTGGCACGACACGCGACGGGGTTCTGGCGGCGCCTCCTGTCGTCGCCGGCGCTCACCCTGAACGGCTGGGTGGCGTTCAACCTGCCGCGCACGGTGACCGCGCTGGGCGGGGCGCTGCTGACCGGTCTGGTGGCGGTGCACGTCTACACGCTGACCGCCGAGCCTGACCCGCCCCGGTACTTCGTTGCCTACGTGCTGGTGCTGGCGGCCGCGTGTCTGATCGCAGCGAGCGCGATGCTGGTCGGCATCAAACCGTCTGTGCCCCAGGCTGGCTGGTTTCTCGGCAGTTTGGTCTGCGTGGCTTTTCTCGGCGTGTATCTGGTCACTCGGTGGGTCAGTCTGCCCGGGCTCGCCACGGTGACCGCCCGATGGGACTTCGCGCCCGGAACATTGGGAATGGCTAGCGCGGCAGCGTTCATCGCCGTGCATACGACCGTGTTGTCGGGCATCAACGTCGCCTACCCGCAACGGCAGCAGTGGTATGACTGA
- a CDS encoding SpoIIE family protein phosphatase, whose protein sequence is MAAEKDWDRTVGAADDVRRVFENVPALLVGLEGPDHRFVAVNAAYRTLSPPIDSIGLFVRDIYPELESQEIIQMFDRVYQTGEPQSGTEWRVQADFDGTGQAQEHFFDFIVTPRRAEDGSIEGVQLAFVDVTTRVQTRMAAEARLEELSERYRNVRDSATVMQQALLAPSVPVIPGADVTAQYLVAAEDTAAGGDWFDAIPLGDRLVLVVGDVVGHGVEAAAVMSQLRTALRMQVVAGYPIAAALEAVDRFRKHVPGSNTATICVASLDFGTGEFRYCTAGHPPPLLVTADATARYLEPSGAGPLGSGTGFPVRTEFLDVGDSILLYTDGLIERPGRPLGASTAEFAELAANIVGGQRGFVIESSVRPIDRICSETLELLLRSTGYSDDVTLLAAQRRTPPAPLHLTLDATIRAARTVRTRLREWLSEIGADADDISDVVHAISEFVENAVEHGYAAEVTDGVVVEATLSGDGNLHASVRDRGRWKDHREGETGRGRGLAMAEALVSEAHVSHGAGGTTASVTHQLSRPANFIADSVVSRATGRRPVSAEFVSEVSEPGRIVVSGDVDSNTASTLDRQIAVESRSGVAPLTVDLSAVTQLGSAGVSALAAARERAQRQGSEYVLVAPPGSPAHHVLSLVQIPVVSGLAENLVAEG, encoded by the coding sequence ATGGCGGCCGAAAAGGACTGGGACAGAACCGTCGGCGCGGCGGACGACGTACGCCGCGTCTTCGAGAACGTCCCCGCGCTCTTGGTCGGGCTCGAGGGGCCCGACCACCGATTTGTCGCGGTCAATGCGGCTTACCGCACGCTCAGTCCGCCGATTGACTCCATCGGGCTATTTGTCCGCGACATCTACCCCGAGCTGGAGAGCCAGGAAATCATCCAGATGTTCGACCGGGTGTATCAGACGGGCGAACCGCAGTCGGGCACGGAATGGCGGGTACAGGCGGACTTCGATGGCACCGGGCAAGCACAGGAACACTTCTTCGACTTCATCGTCACGCCGCGCCGCGCGGAGGACGGCTCGATCGAGGGCGTCCAGCTGGCCTTCGTCGACGTGACCACCCGGGTGCAAACGCGGATGGCCGCCGAAGCCCGCCTCGAGGAGCTGTCCGAGCGTTACCGCAACGTCCGCGACTCCGCCACCGTCATGCAGCAGGCGCTGCTGGCACCGTCGGTGCCGGTCATTCCCGGCGCCGACGTGACCGCGCAGTATCTGGTGGCCGCAGAGGACACCGCGGCTGGTGGCGACTGGTTCGACGCGATACCCCTCGGCGACCGGCTGGTGCTCGTCGTCGGTGACGTCGTCGGCCACGGCGTCGAAGCGGCCGCGGTGATGTCGCAGCTGCGGACCGCGCTGCGGATGCAGGTCGTGGCGGGATATCCGATTGCCGCGGCGCTCGAGGCCGTCGACCGATTCCGCAAGCACGTCCCCGGGTCGAACACGGCCACGATCTGCGTCGCCTCGCTCGACTTCGGCACCGGCGAATTCCGCTACTGCACCGCCGGACACCCGCCCCCGCTGCTGGTGACGGCGGACGCCACCGCACGCTATCTCGAGCCGTCCGGTGCGGGTCCGCTCGGCAGCGGCACCGGCTTCCCGGTACGCACGGAATTCCTCGACGTGGGCGACTCGATCCTGCTGTACACCGACGGCCTGATCGAAAGACCCGGCCGGCCCCTGGGCGCCAGCACCGCCGAATTCGCCGAGCTGGCCGCGAATATCGTCGGCGGCCAGCGCGGCTTCGTCATCGAGTCGTCGGTGCGGCCGATCGACCGCATCTGTTCGGAGACTCTGGAATTGCTGCTGCGCTCGACCGGCTACAGCGACGACGTGACACTTCTTGCCGCACAACGCAGGACGCCACCCGCACCACTGCACCTGACACTGGACGCGACGATCCGTGCCGCGCGCACCGTGCGCACCCGCCTGCGAGAGTGGCTGTCGGAGATCGGCGCCGACGCCGACGACATATCCGATGTGGTGCACGCGATCTCGGAGTTCGTCGAGAACGCGGTCGAACATGGTTATGCGGCCGAGGTCACCGACGGCGTTGTCGTCGAGGCGACGCTGTCCGGCGATGGCAACCTGCACGCGTCGGTGCGCGACCGTGGGCGGTGGAAGGATCACCGCGAGGGCGAGACGGGCCGGGGCCGCGGCCTCGCCATGGCCGAGGCCCTGGTGTCGGAGGCGCATGTCAGTCATGGCGCAGGGGGGACGACCGCCAGTGTGACGCACCAACTTTCGCGGCCGGCGAATTTCATAGCGGACTCGGTGGTCAGCCGGGCGACCGGTCGGCGGCCGGTCAGCGCAGAATTCGTCTCCGAGGTCAGCGAACCGGGCCGCATCGTGGTCAGTGGCGACGTCGACTCCAACACCGCATCCACCCTGGACCGGCAGATCGCGGTCGAAAGCCGTTCCGGCGTGGCACCGTTGACGGTCGATCTCAGCGCTGTCACCCAGCTCGGATCGGCCGGCGTCAGCGCGCTGGCTGCCGCCCGCGAACGGGCGCAGCGACAGGGCAGCGAGTACGTACTGGTGGCTCCGCCGGGAAGCCCGGCGCACCACGTCTTGTCACTGGTGCAGATCCCGGTGGTCAGCGGCCTCGCCGAGAATCTGGTCGCCGAGGGTTAG
- a CDS encoding acyl-CoA dehydrogenase family protein produces the protein MTSTESVAEFAARARAWLADNMPHVDREAPPAAPRDEERSWLRARELQKRLYDGGFAGICFPREYGGLGLDYEYQKAFDVESLDYEMPLILNTPTFTICCATLLDTGSEDQKKQHIAAALRGEEVLVQLLSEPSGGSDLAGVLTRAERHGDRWIINGAKTWSTSAFAADYGLCLARTNWDVPKHEGLTMFLVPIAHPGITLRHITMLSGSTEFCEEFLDGVDVGDDAVVGEVNGGWAVASRQLYHERRAVGQGSEFASGSGSEGGTAIPVDYVALAEKTGQADDERVHEMAGRALVHRAVAEQLIGHVYRSVRDGALPPAAGTLIRLFHAETTTTDVDTALAIAGSAGVVGEQGAGLETGLRYLSRQTVAIGGGTTEMARNVIGERVLGFPREYAADRGVPFNQVRHGERSDRV, from the coding sequence ATGACGTCGACGGAATCCGTTGCGGAATTCGCCGCGCGGGCCAGGGCATGGCTGGCGGACAACATGCCGCACGTCGACCGTGAGGCCCCGCCCGCCGCGCCGCGTGACGAGGAACGGTCGTGGTTGAGGGCTCGAGAACTGCAGAAGAGGTTGTATGACGGCGGATTCGCCGGCATCTGCTTTCCCCGCGAATACGGCGGCCTCGGGCTGGACTACGAATATCAAAAGGCATTCGACGTCGAATCCCTCGATTACGAAATGCCGTTGATCCTCAACACTCCGACGTTCACCATCTGCTGCGCCACGCTGCTGGACACCGGCAGCGAAGACCAGAAAAAGCAGCACATCGCCGCCGCGCTGCGTGGCGAGGAAGTCCTGGTGCAGTTGTTGAGTGAGCCGAGCGGCGGATCGGATCTGGCCGGGGTCCTCACCCGGGCCGAGCGGCATGGTGATCGTTGGATCATCAACGGCGCCAAGACCTGGAGCACGAGTGCGTTCGCCGCCGATTACGGCCTGTGTCTGGCCCGCACCAACTGGGACGTCCCTAAGCATGAGGGCCTGACGATGTTCCTGGTGCCCATCGCGCATCCGGGAATCACATTGCGGCACATCACGATGCTGAGCGGTTCCACCGAATTCTGCGAGGAGTTCCTGGACGGGGTCGACGTCGGAGATGACGCCGTCGTCGGGGAGGTCAACGGCGGCTGGGCGGTTGCGTCACGTCAGCTGTACCACGAACGCCGAGCCGTGGGGCAGGGATCCGAGTTCGCCAGCGGGAGCGGCAGCGAGGGTGGCACTGCGATTCCGGTCGATTACGTGGCCCTTGCGGAGAAGACCGGGCAAGCCGACGACGAACGCGTGCATGAGATGGCCGGTCGCGCCCTGGTGCATCGTGCGGTAGCCGAGCAATTGATCGGTCACGTGTACCGCAGCGTCAGGGACGGCGCGCTGCCGCCGGCCGCGGGAACGCTCATCAGGCTGTTCCACGCGGAGACCACTACGACAGATGTCGACACGGCCCTGGCGATCGCGGGCAGCGCCGGCGTGGTGGGGGAGCAGGGTGCCGGACTCGAAACGGGCCTGCGTTATCTGTCTCGGCAAACCGTCGCCATCGGCGGCGGCACAACGGAGATGGCCCGCAACGTCATCGGCGAGCGGGTGCTGGGCTTCCCCCGGGAATACGCCGCGGACCGCGGGGTGCCGTTCAACCAGGTGCGGCACGGCGAGCGGTCCGACCGGGTCTAA
- a CDS encoding acyl-CoA dehydrogenase family protein, which produces MTTLDSPEKILFTSTTQAFLEKEAPLRRVRELHAAGMSFDPDWWQRAAELGWTALLVPEELGGGSVSENGFADLAMVAEQLGKTVAPGPLYPVSTVLAGLVECTNSGEHADTIEALISGETVASWAVCEPGQGWAPLNPSVTATETDSGYRIDGIKDRVEAGAQSAALLVVARGAANAGEIRQFLVPTDTPGVRIEPQQSVDLVKHYARVHFDGVVLPRSAAVGSADETPALVDRQSQIAQVLQCAEVTGALQTVFDLTVQWALDRHTFGRPLASYQALKHKFADMKLWLEACRATTVAAVADVAACSPEANLSASIAKSYVGEMAGQIVQACVQMHGGIGVTWEHDLHLYLRRVTLYRGMFGTPEEHNLRVYEFEKAGRSAK; this is translated from the coding sequence ATGACCACCCTCGACTCTCCCGAAAAGATTCTTTTCACCTCGACCACCCAAGCCTTTCTGGAGAAGGAAGCGCCGCTGCGACGGGTGCGGGAGCTGCACGCCGCGGGTATGTCGTTCGACCCCGACTGGTGGCAGCGCGCCGCCGAGCTCGGCTGGACCGCCTTGCTCGTTCCGGAGGAGCTGGGCGGCGGAAGCGTCTCGGAAAACGGCTTCGCCGATCTGGCGATGGTCGCCGAACAACTCGGGAAGACGGTGGCGCCCGGACCGCTGTATCCGGTCAGCACCGTGCTGGCGGGCCTTGTCGAGTGCACAAACTCCGGCGAGCACGCCGACACCATCGAGGCGCTGATATCCGGTGAGACCGTGGCGTCGTGGGCGGTCTGCGAGCCGGGCCAGGGGTGGGCACCGCTGAATCCGTCGGTGACGGCCACCGAGACCGACTCCGGTTACCGCATCGACGGCATCAAGGACCGCGTCGAGGCGGGGGCCCAGAGTGCGGCGCTGCTGGTGGTGGCGCGCGGCGCCGCGAACGCCGGTGAGATTCGCCAGTTTCTGGTCCCGACGGACACGCCGGGCGTCCGGATCGAGCCCCAGCAGTCGGTCGATCTGGTCAAGCACTACGCCCGCGTGCACTTCGACGGTGTCGTGCTGCCACGCTCCGCGGCCGTCGGAAGCGCCGACGAGACCCCCGCGCTCGTCGATCGGCAAAGCCAGATCGCCCAGGTGCTGCAGTGCGCCGAGGTGACGGGCGCCCTGCAGACGGTGTTCGACCTCACCGTGCAGTGGGCGCTGGACCGACACACGTTCGGTCGTCCGCTGGCCTCGTATCAGGCCCTTAAACACAAGTTCGCCGACATGAAGCTCTGGCTGGAAGCCTGTCGCGCCACCACCGTGGCGGCGGTGGCCGACGTGGCCGCCTGCTCGCCGGAAGCGAACCTGTCGGCCAGCATCGCCAAGTCTTACGTCGGGGAGATGGCCGGCCAGATCGTGCAGGCGTGCGTGCAGATGCACGGCGGAATCGGTGTCACCTGGGAACACGACCTGCATCTGTATCTTCGTCGGGTCACCTTGTACCGCGGCATGTTTGGGACGCCGGAGGAGCACAATCTGCGCGTCTACGAGTTCGAGAAGGCGGGTCGTTCGGCGAAATGA
- a CDS encoding alpha/beta hydrolase yields MTQTNLARPHGLNRIDPVLRDAAVELGAFEFRAETLTAEREHANLLGAQRAASAGTTGVSIDSRSIAGPDGQQLGLRLYRGRTESSAPLVVYAHGGGFVTGNLETDHAHCVELARDGGCLVVSVDYRLAPENPCPAALDDVEAAFRYAVENSAELDADAGRIAVMGRDAGAALVAGLTQRMFDQEGPRILMQILHQPMLDSDATPSRREFQRTPGLNGPAVSRAWNHYLGHAGANGQHVPAHRANLEGLPPTFISCSEIDPCRDEAIDYANRLLHAYVHTELHVIAATFNGFDSMVPDWVVSQENRALHAQALRRVFAI; encoded by the coding sequence ATGACACAGACGAACCTGGCCCGGCCGCACGGCCTCAACCGCATCGATCCGGTGTTGCGGGACGCCGCCGTGGAGTTGGGCGCCTTCGAATTTCGCGCCGAGACACTGACCGCCGAGCGGGAACACGCCAACCTGCTGGGCGCGCAGCGCGCGGCATCGGCCGGCACCACGGGCGTCTCCATCGATTCACGATCCATCGCCGGGCCGGACGGTCAGCAGCTGGGCCTGCGGCTGTACCGCGGCCGCACGGAATCCTCCGCGCCGCTGGTGGTGTACGCCCACGGTGGCGGGTTCGTCACCGGGAACCTCGAGACCGACCATGCGCACTGCGTGGAGCTGGCCCGCGACGGTGGCTGCCTGGTGGTTTCGGTCGACTACCGACTGGCGCCCGAGAATCCCTGCCCGGCGGCGCTCGACGATGTCGAAGCGGCCTTCCGGTACGCCGTCGAGAACAGCGCGGAGCTGGACGCCGACGCCGGCCGCATCGCGGTGATGGGCCGGGATGCCGGCGCCGCGCTGGTCGCGGGCCTGACCCAGCGCATGTTCGACCAGGAAGGCCCGAGGATCCTGATGCAGATCCTGCATCAGCCGATGCTCGATTCCGATGCCACGCCGTCGCGTCGCGAATTCCAGCGCACCCCGGGCCTCAACGGCCCGGCCGTCAGCCGGGCGTGGAACCATTACCTCGGGCACGCCGGCGCCAACGGTCAGCATGTGCCCGCGCACCGAGCCAATCTCGAAGGTCTGCCGCCCACGTTCATCAGTTGCTCCGAGATCGATCCCTGCCGCGACGAGGCCATCGACTACGCCAACCGGCTGCTGCACGCGTACGTCCACACCGAATTGCACGTGATCGCCGCGACCTTCAACGGCTTCGACTCGATGGTCCCCGATTGGGTTGTTTCCCAGGAGAATCGGGCGCTGCACGCGCAGGCGCTGCGCCGCGTGTTCGCCATATAG
- a CDS encoding cytochrome P450 yields the protein MTLSTGPNGQPVVPPLDFTGETSPYPFFEHMRHTDPVWHGSLSDNTQLPEELRPSDEWVLFGYDGVHQAFRDDRVFTSAAYDKTIGLVMGHTILAMGGREHHDHRNLVAKAFRATALERWEPSVIGPVCDRLVDEIKNDGHADLVKAVTFEFPTRIISTLLGLPAEDLDLFRRLSLDLISIPTDIMAGLNAATELYDYFLKQVEQRRRKLTDDIIGDLVAAEIDGEKLTDEAIIAFLRLLLPAGLETTYRSSGNLLYLLLTHPEQLEMVNRDRSLIPMAIEEGLRFETPLTMVMRTTTEEVEIGGKTIPADAQIDMCMGSANRDESRWTDPNTFDIRRPRQSHIAFAGGIHMCLGMHLARLETRVMLNSLLDRVDDLAFVPDDGTGEESKIVGLTFRSPNKLPVTFAPAA from the coding sequence ATGACGCTCAGCACTGGCCCGAACGGTCAGCCCGTCGTACCCCCGCTCGATTTCACCGGCGAAACCAGCCCTTACCCGTTCTTCGAACACATGCGGCACACCGACCCGGTATGGCACGGGTCGCTTTCGGACAACACGCAGTTGCCGGAGGAGCTGAGGCCCAGCGACGAGTGGGTCCTTTTCGGTTATGACGGTGTCCACCAAGCCTTTCGCGATGACCGGGTTTTCACGTCGGCCGCCTACGACAAGACGATCGGGCTGGTGATGGGACATACCATCCTGGCGATGGGCGGCAGGGAACACCACGACCACCGCAACCTGGTGGCCAAGGCGTTCCGCGCGACCGCGCTGGAACGCTGGGAGCCGTCGGTCATCGGGCCGGTCTGCGATCGACTGGTAGACGAAATCAAGAATGACGGTCATGCTGACCTGGTGAAGGCCGTGACCTTCGAATTTCCCACACGCATCATTTCGACGCTGCTGGGCCTGCCCGCCGAGGATCTGGACCTGTTCCGGCGGCTGTCCCTCGACCTGATCTCGATCCCCACCGACATCATGGCGGGGTTGAACGCCGCGACGGAGCTCTACGACTACTTCCTCAAACAAGTCGAGCAGCGCCGGCGCAAGCTCACCGATGACATCATCGGCGACCTGGTCGCCGCCGAAATCGACGGGGAGAAACTCACCGACGAGGCCATCATCGCCTTCTTGCGGTTACTGCTGCCGGCCGGTCTGGAGACCACCTACCGCTCATCGGGCAATCTGCTCTACCTGCTACTGACCCACCCCGAACAGCTGGAAATGGTCAACCGGGACCGGTCATTGATACCGATGGCGATCGAGGAAGGCCTGCGGTTCGAAACGCCACTGACCATGGTCATGCGGACCACGACCGAAGAGGTCGAAATCGGCGGAAAGACAATCCCGGCCGATGCCCAGATCGACATGTGCATGGGCTCGGCCAACCGCGACGAGAGCCGCTGGACCGATCCCAACACGTTCGACATCCGCCGGCCGCGGCAATCCCACATCGCCTTCGCCGGCGGCATCCACATGTGCCTCGGCATGCATCTGGCCCGGCTGGAAACGCGGGTCATGTTGAACAGCCTCCTCGACCGCGTCGACGATCTGGCGTTCGTGCCCGACGACGGAACCGGCGAGGAATCCAAAATCGTCGGGCTCACCTTCCGGTCGCCGAACAAGCTGCCGGTCACCTTCGCCCCCGCCGCATGA